The proteins below come from a single Alnus glutinosa chromosome 9, dhAlnGlut1.1, whole genome shotgun sequence genomic window:
- the LOC133878470 gene encoding gibberellic acid methyltransferase 2-like, producing MKETSRSIAISTDREALEPEYKYCLQTWAGGLHRFLSMQGGDDDGSYAKNSEAPASAITICKPLFLVAIQSLKLFRREEEMDSVRIADLGCATGYNTLATIDMVVESLRHRYIQECGLEPEFEAFFSDLPSNDFNSLFRSLPAAMLSDGKTRRYFAAGVPGSFYGRLFPKRKLHVVVSLSALQWLSKIPDAVLDNRSPAWNKGRAWIDGAKGEVVEAYAKQSEEDLESFLRCRKEEIVRGGMLFMVMGGRPRSEQPENQLGDPDSRAKHPFTTSLDQAWQDLLNEGLIDEETRDGFNIPVYMRSTEEVERGIKRCGGFEIQRIEYQKIVEHSEEKHEEWIKDPVSYGRAKANLVRATLRPIAETHLGPYLSEELFKRYENRVSSDTVLLHKTCFYGVIIACAIRK from the exons ATGAAGGAAACATCGAGATCAATTGCCATATCCACCGATAGGGAGGCTTTAGAGCCCGAATACAAGTACTGCTTGCAGACATGGGCAGGAGGCCTTCATAGATTTCTTAGTATGCAAGGTGGAGATGATGACGGCAGCTATGCCAAGAATTCAGAAGCTCCTGCATCTGCAATCACCATATGTAAGCCATTGTTCTTAGTGGCTATACAATCACTAAAACTTTTTAGGAGAGAGGAGGAAATGGATTCTGTAAGAATAGCTGACTTGGGTTGCGCAACTGGGTACAACACCTTAGCCACAATTGACATGGTTGTTGAGAGTCTAAGACACCGATACATCCAAGAGTGTGGCCTGGAGCCCGAGTTTGAGGCCTTCTTCTCCGATCTCCCTTCAAATGATTTCAACTCTTTATTCCGGTCATTGCCTGCAGCCATGTTATCGGACGGCAAAACAAGGCGATATTTTGCTGCTGGTGTGCCTGGATCATTCTATGGTCGCCTCTTTCCTAAAAGAAAGCTTCATGTTGTGGTTAGCTTAAGTGCTTTACAATGGCTCTCCAAG ATACCAGATGCAGTGCTGGATAACAGATCACCAGCTTGGAACAAGGGGAGAGCGTGGATTGATGGAGCAAAGGGAGAGGTAGTTGAAGCCTATGCCAAGCAATCCGAAGAGGATTTGGAGAGCTTTTTAAGATGCCGGAAGGAAGAGATTGTACGAGGAGGAATGCTGTTTATGGTAATGGGAGGAAGACCTCGATCCGAGCAACCTGAGAATCAGTTAGGGGATCCAGACTCAAGGGCCAAGCACCCTTTTACAACTTCCTTGGACCAGGCTTGGCAAGACCTATTAAATGAG GGTTTGATAGACGAGGAGACCAGAGACGGGTTCAATATTCCGGTATACATGAGAAGCACGGAGGAGGTTGAGAGGGGAATAAAGAGATGTGGTGGCTTTGAGATACAAAGGATAGAGTATCAGAAGATAGTGGAGCATTCAGAGGAGAAGCATGAGGAGTGGATCAAGGATCCTGTTTcctatgggagagccaaagcaaaCCTTGTCCGTGCCACTCTGAGGCCCATAGCAGAGACCCACCTCGGTCCCTACCTCTCTGAGGAGTTGTTCAAGCGCTATGAGAACCGGGTTTCTTCCGACACTGTCCTCCTTCATAAGACTTGTTTCTATGGTGTTATTATTGCTTGTGCAATTAGAAAGTGA